The Verrucomicrobiia bacterium genomic sequence GAGCTTTATCAATAAGGTCCTCCCCTGTCAGACCCGTGAAAATAATGACTGGGATGTTGGGGTGGCTTGTTTTGAAATGACCCAATAGATGCAGCCCGTTTTCCCCGGCGAGGTTTACATCGAGAATGGCAAGACTCACCGGGAATTGGCGCGCCTTGGCTTTGGCTTCGTCCCCGTTTGTGGCGGTCGTAACCTCCAAGCCTTTCTTGCGAAAATAGAGCGAGAGCAACTCACGAATCGGAGCTTCGTCATCAACAAACAGGATGTGCGGCTTCACGCCCGCTTCTTAACAGGCTGCAGTCCCAAATGCAAGCCACACCGCACCAAAACGAACTACCGTCGCGAAAAATCGAGGTGCCGGTCAACTCCGCCCCCCGTCCTGAGCGTCGCTTTTCCTTGCCTTCGGAAAGTATAAAGACAAATTAGAGGCTGAATGCAGCTTGCGATTTGGAAAGAAAGCCCCTTGAAAGTTCTTTTGATAGCTGGCGCTTGTGTCGAATCTTCTGCAATTGGGGCGAATGCGTTCAGCTTGCTGGGGCCTTTTGAGCCGCTCAGATGAAGAATCCGCTATTCATAATCGCCGGCGCTCTCATCGCTTTGACCTTGGCGACGGGCGCAGCCACGCTTTCCGAGATATACTCCAGCCAAGGCCACCTCATCATGGCCCAACTCGCCTCAGCTCCATTCCCCCATCCTCAACGCGGCCAAGGCCGGGAGTATAAAGGCCAGGTTTACTCCGCAGAAAAGCATTATGCCGACAGCACGGTGGCCATTTTCATTCCCCAGGGCTTTCGTGAAACGGGCCGAATCGATTTTGTGGTCCACTTTCATGGTTGGCGAAACCACGTGGCGCAAGTTTTGCCGCATTACC encodes the following:
- a CDS encoding response regulator, with translation MKPHILFVDDEAPIRELLSLYFRKKGLEVTTATNGDEAKAKARQFPVSLAILDVNLAGENGLHLLGHFKTSHPNIPVIIFTGLTGEDLIDKARAAGADGFMRKTESLETLFAEVNRHLPKN